From a region of the Alnus glutinosa chromosome 1, dhAlnGlut1.1, whole genome shotgun sequence genome:
- the LOC133881402 gene encoding bifunctional 3-dehydroquinate dehydratase/shikimate dehydrogenase, chloroplastic-like isoform X1, producing MESGNVLLASSAALQMRSGGARNNSTLVCAPVMADSVDKMVTNMDKAKREGADLVEIRLDSLKSFDPYEDLKTLIKECPLPTLVTYRPTWEGGQYDGDEKTRLDALRLAMEFGADYIDVELQVAHEFNDSIYGKKPEKFKLIVSSHNYLDTPSVEDLGNLVARIQATGADIVKIATTALEIIDVARVFQITVHSQVSRVPIIAMVMGERGFLSRILSPKFGGFLTFGTIESGVVSAPGQPSMKDLLYLYNFRHIGPDTKVFGIIGKPVHHSKSPILYNEAFKSAGFNGVYVPLLVDDVSTFLQTYSSSDFAGFSCTIPHKEAALKCCDEVDPVAKSIGAVNCIVRRPSDGKLFGCNTDYVGAISAIEDGLRGSHNISNTANSPLAGKLFVVIGAGGAGKALAYGAKEKGARVVIANRTYDRARELSDIVGGDALSLADLENFHPEDGMILANTTSIGMQPKVDETPIPKHALRYYSLVFDAVYTPKMTRLLREAEESGAIIVTGLEMFIGQAYEQFERFTGLPAPKELFRKIMAKY from the exons ATGGAGTCTGGCAACGTTCTG CTTGCTTCTTCTGCTGCCCTGCAAATGAGAAGTGGGGGAGCAAGGAATAATTCAACCCTAGTTTGTGCTCCTGTAATGGCGGATTCAGTTGATAAGATGGTGACCAATATGGATAAGGCAAAACGAGAGGGTGCTGACCTTGTGGAGATCCGATTGGACAGTTTGAAGAGCTTCGATCCTTATGAAGAtcttaaaaccctaattaaagAGTGTCCACTGCCCACGCTAGTCACTTATAG ACCAACATGGGAAGGTGGTCAGTATGATGGTGATGAAAAGACGCGATTGGATGCCCTCAGATTAGCCATGGAGTTTGGGGCTGATTACATTGATGTTGAGCTTCAG GTTGCTCATGAGTTCAATGATTCCATTTATGGAAAGAAACCTGAAAAGTTCAAACTCATTGTATCTTCTCACAATTATCTAGATACTCCATCTGTGGAGGATCTTGGCAACCTTGTGGCAAGAATACAAGCGACTGGTGCTGATATAGTGAAGATCGCAACAACTGCCTTGGAGATCATTGATGTAGCACGTGTTTTCCAAATAACTGTACATTCTCAAGTAAGCCGT GTTCCAATTATAGCAATGGTTATGGGTGAGAGGGGCTTCCTCTCGCGGATACTATCCCCAAAATTTGGTGGGTTTCTCACATTTGGTACCATTGAGTCAGGAGTAGTTTCAGCTCCTGGCCAACCATCGATGAAGGATCTTTTATATCTATACAACTTCAGACATATAGGACCAGATACAAAAGTGTTTGGCATAATTGGGAAGCCTGTCCACCACAGCAAATCACCTATTTTATACAATGAAGCTTTCAAGTCAGCAGGTTTCAATGGAGTTTATGTGCCTCTCTTGGTGGATGATGTTTCAACTTTTCTCCAGACTTACTCGTCCTCAGATTTCGCCGGATTCAG TTGTACAATTCCTCACAAGGAGGCCGCTCTTAAGTGCTGCGACGAGGTCGATCCAGTTGCAAAG TCAATAGGAGCTGTGAATTGTATTGTAAGGAGACCCAGCGATGGGAAGTTATTTGGTTGCAATACCGACTATGTTGGTGCAATTTCTGCTATTGAAGATGGACTACGAG GTTCTCATAATATTAGCAATACTGCTAATTCTCCCTTAGCTGGTAAGCTTTTTGTGGTCATCGGTGCTGGGGGTGCTGGTAAGGCACTTGCTTACGGTGCAAAAGAAAAGGGAGCAAGGGTTGTAATTGCCAATCGCACTTATG ATCGAGCCAGAGAACTTTCTGATATTGTTGGAGGAGATGCTTTATCTCTTGCTGATCTAGAAAATTTCCATCCGGAGGATGGTATGATCCTTGCAAACACAACATCTATTGGAATGCAACCAAAAGTTGATGAAACACCCATTCCTAAG CATGCTCTGAGATATTACTCACTAGTTTTTGATGCTGTTTATACCCCCAAAATGACTAGACTTTTGAGGGAAGCAGAAGAATCTGGAGCCATAATTGTTACTGGATTGGAGATGTTTATAGGACAGGCCTATGAGCAGTTTGAGAGGTTCACTGGGTTGCCTG CACCAAAGGAACTATTTAGGAAAATCATGGCAAAATACTAA
- the LOC133881402 gene encoding bifunctional 3-dehydroquinate dehydratase/shikimate dehydrogenase, chloroplastic-like isoform X2, with amino-acid sequence MESGNVLLASSAALQMRSGGARNNSTLVCAPVMADSVDKMVTNMDKAKREGADLVEIRLDSLKSFDPYEDLKTLIKECPLPTLVTYRPTWEGGQYDGDEKTRLDALRLAMEFGADYIDVELQVAHEFNDSIYGKKPEKFKLIVSSHNYLDTPSVEDLGNLVARIQATGADIVKIATTALEIIDVARVFQITVHSQVPIIAMVMGERGFLSRILSPKFGGFLTFGTIESGVVSAPGQPSMKDLLYLYNFRHIGPDTKVFGIIGKPVHHSKSPILYNEAFKSAGFNGVYVPLLVDDVSTFLQTYSSSDFAGFSCTIPHKEAALKCCDEVDPVAKSIGAVNCIVRRPSDGKLFGCNTDYVGAISAIEDGLRGSHNISNTANSPLAGKLFVVIGAGGAGKALAYGAKEKGARVVIANRTYDRARELSDIVGGDALSLADLENFHPEDGMILANTTSIGMQPKVDETPIPKHALRYYSLVFDAVYTPKMTRLLREAEESGAIIVTGLEMFIGQAYEQFERFTGLPAPKELFRKIMAKY; translated from the exons ATGGAGTCTGGCAACGTTCTG CTTGCTTCTTCTGCTGCCCTGCAAATGAGAAGTGGGGGAGCAAGGAATAATTCAACCCTAGTTTGTGCTCCTGTAATGGCGGATTCAGTTGATAAGATGGTGACCAATATGGATAAGGCAAAACGAGAGGGTGCTGACCTTGTGGAGATCCGATTGGACAGTTTGAAGAGCTTCGATCCTTATGAAGAtcttaaaaccctaattaaagAGTGTCCACTGCCCACGCTAGTCACTTATAG ACCAACATGGGAAGGTGGTCAGTATGATGGTGATGAAAAGACGCGATTGGATGCCCTCAGATTAGCCATGGAGTTTGGGGCTGATTACATTGATGTTGAGCTTCAG GTTGCTCATGAGTTCAATGATTCCATTTATGGAAAGAAACCTGAAAAGTTCAAACTCATTGTATCTTCTCACAATTATCTAGATACTCCATCTGTGGAGGATCTTGGCAACCTTGTGGCAAGAATACAAGCGACTGGTGCTGATATAGTGAAGATCGCAACAACTGCCTTGGAGATCATTGATGTAGCACGTGTTTTCCAAATAACTGTACATTCTCAA GTTCCAATTATAGCAATGGTTATGGGTGAGAGGGGCTTCCTCTCGCGGATACTATCCCCAAAATTTGGTGGGTTTCTCACATTTGGTACCATTGAGTCAGGAGTAGTTTCAGCTCCTGGCCAACCATCGATGAAGGATCTTTTATATCTATACAACTTCAGACATATAGGACCAGATACAAAAGTGTTTGGCATAATTGGGAAGCCTGTCCACCACAGCAAATCACCTATTTTATACAATGAAGCTTTCAAGTCAGCAGGTTTCAATGGAGTTTATGTGCCTCTCTTGGTGGATGATGTTTCAACTTTTCTCCAGACTTACTCGTCCTCAGATTTCGCCGGATTCAG TTGTACAATTCCTCACAAGGAGGCCGCTCTTAAGTGCTGCGACGAGGTCGATCCAGTTGCAAAG TCAATAGGAGCTGTGAATTGTATTGTAAGGAGACCCAGCGATGGGAAGTTATTTGGTTGCAATACCGACTATGTTGGTGCAATTTCTGCTATTGAAGATGGACTACGAG GTTCTCATAATATTAGCAATACTGCTAATTCTCCCTTAGCTGGTAAGCTTTTTGTGGTCATCGGTGCTGGGGGTGCTGGTAAGGCACTTGCTTACGGTGCAAAAGAAAAGGGAGCAAGGGTTGTAATTGCCAATCGCACTTATG ATCGAGCCAGAGAACTTTCTGATATTGTTGGAGGAGATGCTTTATCTCTTGCTGATCTAGAAAATTTCCATCCGGAGGATGGTATGATCCTTGCAAACACAACATCTATTGGAATGCAACCAAAAGTTGATGAAACACCCATTCCTAAG CATGCTCTGAGATATTACTCACTAGTTTTTGATGCTGTTTATACCCCCAAAATGACTAGACTTTTGAGGGAAGCAGAAGAATCTGGAGCCATAATTGTTACTGGATTGGAGATGTTTATAGGACAGGCCTATGAGCAGTTTGAGAGGTTCACTGGGTTGCCTG CACCAAAGGAACTATTTAGGAAAATCATGGCAAAATACTAA
- the LOC133881416 gene encoding pentatricopeptide repeat-containing protein At2g36980, mitochondrial — MHWDLFQITSKIARFARSGGIIYARKLFDEMSQRDTVAWNAMLTGYSQLGLHQEALSLFRRMRISNTKPDHYSFTATLSACAAACELSCAVKVHALVIISGFQSSLPVGNSLIDMYGKCLSPSGARKVFEEMQSRNEVTWCSLLFAHTNSYQFDSACEVFHMMPKRVEIAWNIMIASHAQCGEVESCLNLFKEMLESLHRPDQWTLSSLMNACSESSGFSYGCMVHGIIIKMGWSSAVEVKNSVLSFYARLGCQDDAMKVVDSIGTLTQVSWNAIIDAHMKAGNTQEAFLAFQRAPVKNIVSWTSMITGYARNGHGDEALCFFVDMMRSGVQPDDFAFGAVLHACSSLAILGDGKMVHGCIIRSGSHANVYVGNGLISMYAECGDVEGSSRAFNEILNKDLVSWNAMLFGFGLHGRANQALQLYEQMMAYGVKPDKVTFIGLLMTCSHLGLIEKGRLFFESMDSVHGVSREMDHVACMVDMLGRGGFLAEATELANRYSGTGNDAKTRSSEALLGACYAHGDVGKGTHLGEDLKILEPQKEIGYVVLSNLYCASGQWKEAEMVRKAMLDQGVKKMPGCSWIEVRNKVTAFVSGNHSHPCLRDICKILHFLGFEMRNPPCFIGFEN; from the coding sequence ATGCACTGGGACTTATTCCAGATTACCTCTAAGATCGCCAGATTTGCAAGATCAGGCGGAATTATATACGCTCGCAAATTGTTTGACGAAATGTCCCAGAGAGACACGGTTGCTTGGAACGCAATGCTCACGGGCTATTCCCAGCTGGGTCTTCACCAAGAAGCGCTCTCCCTTTTCCGTCGCATGAGAATTTCCAATACCAAACCCGACCATTACTCGTTCACCGCCACTTTGAGTGCGTGTGCAGCAGCATGTGAGCTTTCATGCGCAGTAAAAGTCCATGCTTTGGTTATTATTTCAGGGTTTCAATCTTCATTACCGGTCGGTAATTCGCTTATTGATATGTATGGGAAGTGTTTGAGTCCTTCTGGTGCTAGAAAAGTTTTTGAAGAAATGCAAAGTAGGAATGAAGTAACCTGGTGTTCGCTCTTGTTTGCACATACAAATTCTTATCAATTTGACTCTGCGTGTGAAGTGTTTCACATGATGCCCAAAAGGGTAGAAATTGCTTGGAATATTATGATTGCCAGTCATGCTCAATGTGGTGAAGTTGAATCATGTCTTAATTTGTTTAAAGAGATGCTAGAGAGTTTGCATCGGCCAGATCAGTGGACACTAAGTTCCCTCATGAATGCGTGTTCTGAATCATCAGGATTTTCATATGGATGCATGGTACATGGAATTATTATTAAGATGGGTTGGAGCTCTGCGGTGGAGGTGAAGAACtcagttttaagtttttatgctagactaGGTTGCCAGGATGATGCTATGAAGGTGGTTGATTCCATTGGAACGCTTACTCAGGTGTCTTGGAATGCGATCATTGATGCCCATATGAAAGCAGGAAACACCCAGGAAGCCTTTCTTGCTTTTCAGCGAGCTCCTGTGAAGAATATAGTTTCATGGACATCTATGATCACAGGGTACGCAAGAAATGGGCATGGAGATGAAGCTCTTTGCTTCTTTGTTGACATGATGAGAAGTGGTGTCCAGCCTGATGATTTTGCATTTGGAGCGGTCCTTCATGCGTGTTCTAGCCTGGCAATACTAGGGGATGGTAAAATGGTCCATGGTTGCATAATTCGCTCCGGTTCTCATGCCAATGTCTATGTTGGCAATGGTTTAATTAGCATGTATGCTGAGTGTGGTGATGTTGAAGGGTCAAGCCGTGCATTTAATGAAATTCTTAACAAGGATCTGGTCTCCTGGAATGCAATGTTGTTTGGATTCGGGTTACATGGACGGGCTAACCAAGCTCTACAGCTTTATGAACAAATGATGGCTTATGGTGTAAAACCCGATAAAGTGACTTTTATTGGCCTGTTGATGACTTGTAGCCACTTGGGGCTTATAGAGAAAGGTCGCTTGTTTTTTGAATCAATGGATTCAGTTCATGGGGTTTCACGTGAAATGGATCACGTGGCATGCATGGTAGACATGCTTGGGCGAGGTGGGTTCTTGGCAGAAGCAACAGAGTTGGCTAATAGGTATTCAGGAACAGGTAATGATGCAAAGACCAGGTCATCTGAGGCTCTGCTTGGAGCATGTTATGCGCATGGGGATGTAGGGAAAGGGACACATCTGGGGGAAGATTTGAAGATTTTAGAGCCGCAGAAAGAGATAGGCTATGTGGTTTTGTCAAATTTGTACTGTGCAAGCGGGCAGTGGAAGGAAGCAGAGATGGTTCGAAAGGCGATGCTGGATCAAGGGGTGAAGAAAATGCCTGGTTGTAGTTGGATTGAAGTGAGAAACAAGGTGACCGCTTTTGTTTCTGGGAACCACTCGCATCCATGCCTGCGAGATATCTGTAAAATATTGCACTTCCTTGGATTTGAAATGAGAAATCCTCCATGCTTTATTGGTTTTGAGAATTGA